One segment of Pseudomonas asgharzadehiana DNA contains the following:
- a CDS encoding YhfG family protein, translating into MSELTFEQKQDHYHKIRRSNYLASLRLEGFETQPTDVDKPLPTREAVLAKYRNTPR; encoded by the coding sequence ATGAGCGAACTGACGTTTGAGCAAAAACAGGATCACTACCATAAGATCCGCCGCTCCAATTATCTGGCCAGCCTGCGCCTGGAAGGGTTCGAGACCCAACCGACGGACGTCGACAAACCGCTGCCGACCCGCGAAGCCGTGCTTGCCAAGTACCGCAACACTCCACGCTGA
- a CDS encoding tetratricopeptide repeat protein, with product MSLLRVASAMSLCAVAFSVQAEQLPIEVLSAVVKDQKIADAEVLLQRNGAQNVVGRTNAQGQVTLTSEAADDASNLLIIKKPGYSNLVVKCPCKGMTYAISPVMENLDGLRVVLTWGQTPDDLDSHMIFPGNNIYFENKTGTDAELDVDDTDSYGPETITLQKKHYGESYVYAVHDYSNGGNPGSRQLSNSEAKVFVYMGQSLVRTYYVPKNRSGNLWTVFRMTGSGDFQDINTFSGVKVDAKDVLNEVKPLLDDSVAVTAVAVSSSAQADAKRLNVQGEAAYQAGNLDQAIDLFRQAIDLDNGFGKAYGNLGLAYQKAGNTAESIWANRKAIALATGANAATVRAGAYYNIARIYEAAGQFADALRHYQLAKEQKANPVYDTAIERVRNR from the coding sequence ATGAGTTTGCTTCGTGTCGCTTCGGCGATGTCATTGTGCGCGGTAGCTTTTTCCGTTCAGGCCGAGCAGTTGCCGATTGAAGTGCTCAGCGCGGTGGTCAAGGATCAGAAAATCGCCGATGCCGAAGTGTTGCTGCAACGCAACGGCGCGCAGAACGTGGTGGGCCGCACCAACGCTCAGGGCCAAGTGACCTTGACCAGCGAAGCCGCCGACGATGCCAGCAACCTGCTGATCATCAAGAAGCCCGGCTATTCCAACCTGGTGGTGAAGTGCCCGTGCAAAGGCATGACTTACGCCATCAGCCCGGTGATGGAAAACCTCGACGGCCTGCGCGTGGTGCTGACTTGGGGCCAGACCCCGGACGATCTCGACTCCCATATGATCTTCCCCGGCAACAACATTTACTTCGAGAACAAGACCGGCACCGACGCCGAGCTGGACGTAGATGACACCGACAGCTACGGCCCGGAAACCATCACCCTGCAGAAAAAACACTACGGCGAAAGCTACGTTTACGCCGTGCATGACTACAGCAACGGCGGCAATCCAGGCTCGCGCCAGTTGTCCAACAGCGAAGCCAAGGTGTTCGTGTACATGGGCCAATCGCTGGTGCGCACCTACTACGTACCGAAAAACCGCAGCGGTAACCTGTGGACAGTGTTTCGCATGACCGGCAGCGGCGACTTCCAGGACATCAACACGTTCAGCGGTGTGAAGGTCGATGCCAAGGACGTACTGAACGAAGTAAAACCATTGCTGGATGACAGCGTTGCGGTCACCGCAGTAGCTGTCAGCTCGTCCGCACAAGCTGATGCGAAGCGTCTGAATGTGCAGGGTGAAGCGGCCTACCAAGCGGGTAACCTGGACCAGGCGATTGACCTGTTCCGTCAGGCTATCGATCTGGACAATGGTTTTGGCAAGGCCTACGGCAACCTCGGCCTGGCCTATCAGAAGGCCGGTAACACTGCTGAGTCGATCTGGGCCAACCGCAAGGCCATCGCCCTGGCGACGGGTGCCAATGCGGCCACCGTACGTGCCGGCGCCTACTACAACATCGCGCGCATCTACGAAGCGGCGGGGCAGTTTGCGGATGCGTTGCGTCATTACCAATTGGCCAAAGAGCAGAAGGCCAATCCGGTGTATGACACGGCGATTGAGCGGGTGCGGAACCGCTGA